The following proteins are encoded in a genomic region of Desulfosporosinus youngiae DSM 17734:
- the pknB gene encoding Stk1 family PASTA domain-containing Ser/Thr kinase — translation MSKIFGERYEVIEQIGAGGMAIVFKAKDLLLNRVVTIKVLREQFVTDEDFIRRFRREAQSAASLSHPNIVSIYDVGKDGDMEYIVMEYVEGRNLKEIIREYAPLSNDQTINLARQITGAIQNAHTHHIIHRDIKPHNILVTADGHAKVTDFGIARAVSSATVTHTGDIVGSVHYLSPEQAKGIQSNEQSDIYSLGIVLYELLTGKVPYDGETPIAIALKHLQQEPVPPSKLNPRIGKELEGVIMRAISKAPERRYQTAKDLLEDLNHIQAGQPIAWFDAFQADDPEKTQTHKGMSEALAPIGIKSSAPPRAVNKKRRLMIIGGFVLLLALLVGGLWKYLAVESTTVPNLVGKIVPVAEEYLKQRKLTLDPEIAYEFNSEVKEDYIIKQDPQADTSIKAGRTVKVVVSKGIELIEFPNVMVGQMSKENAINMITNAEFTGEIKFAYKTDDAAKDSVIDQNPAPKAAWPKNGNITLTLSAGPQWETINMPNVIGRLSSEAKMILEDQNKLVLRIETELSDTSPEGVVTRTVPNPGESVQQGSEVTMYVSRGPGPYAQGIGDQAGNNPVSVARLLTNLRQYND, via the coding sequence GTGAGTAAAATCTTCGGGGAACGGTATGAAGTTATCGAGCAAATTGGTGCCGGGGGTATGGCGATTGTTTTTAAGGCCAAGGATCTGTTACTGAACCGAGTTGTGACCATTAAGGTCCTTCGAGAACAGTTTGTCACTGATGAAGACTTTATTCGTCGGTTTCGGAGGGAAGCCCAGTCCGCAGCAAGCTTATCTCATCCCAACATTGTTTCAATCTATGATGTAGGTAAAGATGGAGATATGGAATACATCGTTATGGAATATGTGGAAGGCCGTAATCTCAAAGAAATTATTCGGGAGTATGCCCCGCTTTCCAATGACCAGACCATTAATCTTGCCAGACAAATCACAGGAGCCATCCAAAACGCTCATACACACCATATTATTCACAGGGACATTAAGCCTCACAACATATTAGTAACGGCAGACGGGCACGCTAAGGTCACAGACTTCGGTATCGCCAGGGCCGTATCTTCAGCGACTGTGACCCATACCGGAGATATTGTAGGTTCGGTTCATTACCTATCGCCTGAACAAGCCAAGGGAATTCAAAGCAATGAGCAGTCGGACATATATTCTCTGGGGATTGTTCTGTACGAATTGCTTACCGGTAAAGTTCCTTATGACGGCGAAACTCCGATTGCTATTGCCTTGAAGCATTTACAGCAGGAGCCTGTTCCGCCGAGCAAGCTCAATCCCCGAATTGGTAAAGAACTGGAAGGGGTTATTATGCGGGCAATCTCCAAAGCCCCCGAACGACGTTACCAGACGGCGAAAGATCTGCTGGAAGATCTAAATCATATTCAGGCGGGTCAGCCTATAGCTTGGTTCGATGCTTTTCAAGCAGATGATCCCGAAAAGACTCAGACGCACAAAGGAATGAGTGAGGCTCTGGCTCCGATTGGAATAAAAAGCTCGGCCCCTCCTAGGGCTGTAAATAAGAAACGCCGGCTAATGATTATTGGGGGATTCGTGCTTCTTCTCGCTCTGCTGGTCGGAGGCCTTTGGAAATACCTTGCAGTAGAATCGACGACGGTTCCGAATTTAGTAGGTAAAATTGTGCCTGTTGCAGAGGAGTATCTAAAACAGCGTAAATTAACTCTCGATCCGGAGATAGCTTATGAATTTAATAGTGAAGTTAAGGAAGATTATATTATTAAACAGGACCCTCAGGCAGATACCTCGATAAAAGCTGGACGAACAGTAAAAGTAGTAGTAAGCAAAGGTATTGAGCTGATCGAATTTCCAAATGTAATGGTTGGTCAGATGTCAAAGGAAAATGCCATAAATATGATTACCAATGCTGAATTCACAGGAGAGATTAAATTTGCCTATAAGACAGATGACGCGGCAAAAGATTCTGTTATTGACCAGAATCCAGCGCCAAAAGCAGCATGGCCTAAGAATGGCAACATCACTTTGACCCTAAGCGCAGGACCGCAATGGGAGACAATCAATATGCCAAATGTGATTGGCAGGCTATCTTCCGAAGCCAAAATGATTCTCGAAGATCAAAATAAGCTGGTACTGAGGATAGAGACCGAACTTTCTGATACGTCCCCGGAAGGTGTAGTGACGCGCACGGTTCCTAACCCGGGAGAAAGCGTTCAGCAGGGTTCAGAAGTGACAATGTATGTTTCGCGGGGACCTGGTCCTTATGCTCAAGGAATAGGTGATCAGGCAGGAAATAATCCGGTATCGGTTGCCCGGCTCTTGACAAATCTTCGCCAGTACAATGATTAG
- the rpe gene encoding ribulose-phosphate 3-epimerase, whose product MIQMAPSILSADFSRLAEQVKLVEEAGAEVLHIDIMDGHFVPNLTFGPALVKSIRDHSRMRFDVHLMVEEPEKFIADFAAAGADHITFHLETTPHVHRVIQQIKERGMTAGIALNPATPLDGLKYVLGDLDMVLLMTVNPGFGGQKFIPNVVPKIQVLQRHLEQTQSSCLIEVDGGINMETAPVVAKAGAHILVAGAAVFAQPDPQQAVKNIRQAANLK is encoded by the coding sequence GTGATTCAAATGGCCCCTTCTATTTTATCCGCAGATTTTTCCCGCCTGGCAGAACAGGTTAAACTGGTTGAGGAGGCAGGTGCAGAAGTTTTACATATCGATATCATGGACGGGCATTTTGTCCCCAACCTTACCTTTGGACCGGCCCTGGTTAAGTCAATAAGAGACCATTCGCGAATGCGTTTTGATGTGCACCTGATGGTTGAAGAGCCTGAGAAGTTTATTGCAGATTTTGCAGCGGCTGGTGCCGATCATATCACCTTTCATTTAGAGACAACGCCACATGTTCATCGTGTCATTCAACAAATCAAGGAACGTGGAATGACAGCTGGAATAGCACTTAATCCTGCGACACCACTGGATGGGTTGAAGTACGTTTTAGGAGATTTGGATATGGTGCTCTTGATGACGGTCAACCCAGGATTTGGGGGGCAAAAATTTATACCTAATGTTGTTCCGAAAATCCAGGTTCTTCAGCGTCACCTTGAACAAACTCAATCCTCTTGTCTTATTGAAGTAGATGGAGGAATTAATATGGAAACTGCTCCGGTAGTCGCCAAGGCGGGAGCCCATATTTTAGTGGCGGGAGCAGCCGTCTTCGCTCAACCGGATCCACAGCAAGCGGTTAAGAATATTCGCCAGGCTGCGAACCTAAAGTAG
- the rsgA gene encoding ribosome small subunit-dependent GTPase A — MIDGVLLKGYGGFYYVYAEGRVWECSLRGRFRVKDQEFLPGDQVSILSEEAEGPHLAKATIESVGSRRNALTRPAIANVDQAILVFAMTSPRPDLNLLDRLLIQVIEADIEPILVFTKLDKYRADPLNDGPDHALTDVYRNIGYKVFEVSSETGQGIEEIRAHLANKISVLAGPSGAGKSSLFNALSPGKKLKTGRISHKSKRGRHTTRHVELMVCAGGLVADTPGFSSLYLPEMKRAELTDFFPEFAQRRGLCRFNSCLHDKEPNCAIKAALENGEIYPERYEHYLIFLKEVIEAERKY, encoded by the coding sequence ATGATTGATGGAGTCCTTCTCAAAGGATATGGCGGATTTTATTATGTTTATGCGGAAGGCCGAGTATGGGAATGTTCCCTGCGCGGTCGCTTTCGCGTTAAAGATCAAGAGTTTTTGCCGGGAGATCAGGTAAGCATTCTCTCGGAAGAAGCGGAAGGCCCACACTTGGCTAAGGCGACGATTGAATCTGTAGGGTCACGCCGGAATGCTTTAACACGACCTGCAATTGCTAATGTGGATCAGGCTATTTTGGTTTTTGCCATGACTTCCCCGAGGCCGGACCTTAATCTTCTGGACCGCTTGTTAATCCAAGTGATTGAGGCAGATATTGAGCCTATTTTAGTCTTTACTAAATTAGATAAGTACCGGGCGGACCCCTTAAATGATGGACCAGATCACGCTTTAACAGATGTTTACCGTAATATAGGATACAAAGTGTTTGAGGTTTCCAGCGAAACGGGTCAGGGAATTGAAGAAATCCGTGCCCATCTGGCGAATAAGATTAGTGTGCTCGCCGGGCCTTCAGGTGCCGGAAAGTCCAGTCTCTTTAATGCCTTATCTCCTGGAAAGAAACTGAAAACAGGACGAATAAGTCATAAGTCAAAGCGCGGCCGCCATACGACACGGCATGTAGAATTAATGGTTTGCGCAGGAGGACTGGTTGCAGATACACCTGGTTTTTCCTCTCTTTATTTACCGGAAATGAAGCGGGCGGAATTAACGGACTTTTTTCCCGAGTTCGCCCAGCGTCGAGGACTCTGCCGTTTTAATAGCTGTTTACATGATAAAGAACCCAATTGTGCTATTAAAGCCGCACTGGAAAATGGAGAAATTTATCCGGAGCGTTATGAGCATTATCTTATTTTCTTGAAAGAAGTAATTGAAGCAGAGAGGAAGTATTAA